The proteins below come from a single Kitasatospora sp. NBC_00315 genomic window:
- a CDS encoding MFS transporter, giving the protein MSVSPATSQDESAPAKPARSRFGPNHRWTVLGIGCAAQASFSASFSGIPVTGTTMRADYHLTNGTLGIVLGSISLGIAASEILWGIWTDRFGERRVLLTGLIATGVVLALMGVAVVPSGGSVPHPALLVIGLLLVGAFGGSVNGSSGRAVMAWFREGQRGFAMSIRQTAVPAGGAIGTAVLPWLAVTYGFRVVFIVLALLCFLAAGATAIWLHQPQDHAPAGGAAGAPAPVAGPSPLRRWDIWRMALSGGMLTVPQIAVLAAAGVYLHDAKHAGLGVIVPTVLVAQVGGAAARIWSGRYTDKHGNRRRVIRIIGLLTGVVMAAAAILTSAPTLVVAAALALAGLLANAWHGVAYTEIASMAGANRAGTALGLENTTVFTGAFLTPMLVPVVEHAFSWTVVWAIIAVIPLAAVLLSPGAVRTARS; this is encoded by the coding sequence ATGTCCGTCTCACCCGCCACGTCCCAGGACGAGTCGGCCCCGGCGAAGCCCGCCCGGTCCCGCTTCGGCCCCAACCACCGCTGGACGGTGCTCGGTATCGGCTGTGCCGCCCAGGCGAGCTTCTCGGCCTCCTTCTCGGGCATCCCGGTCACCGGGACGACGATGCGCGCCGACTACCACCTGACCAACGGCACGCTGGGCATCGTCCTCGGCAGCATCTCGCTGGGCATCGCCGCCTCCGAGATCCTCTGGGGCATCTGGACGGACCGCTTCGGTGAGCGCCGTGTCCTGCTCACCGGGCTGATCGCCACCGGCGTGGTGCTCGCACTGATGGGCGTCGCGGTGGTGCCGAGCGGCGGCTCGGTGCCGCATCCGGCGCTGCTGGTGATCGGACTGCTGCTGGTCGGAGCGTTCGGCGGCAGCGTCAACGGCTCCTCGGGGCGCGCGGTGATGGCGTGGTTCCGTGAGGGACAGCGCGGTTTCGCGATGAGCATCCGGCAGACCGCCGTCCCGGCCGGTGGCGCCATCGGCACCGCGGTCCTGCCGTGGCTGGCGGTGACGTACGGCTTCCGCGTGGTCTTCATCGTGCTGGCGCTGCTCTGCTTCCTCGCCGCCGGAGCGACCGCGATCTGGCTCCACCAGCCGCAGGACCACGCTCCCGCGGGCGGCGCGGCCGGGGCCCCGGCACCGGTCGCCGGCCCCTCCCCGCTGCGGCGCTGGGACATCTGGCGGATGGCACTGTCCGGCGGCATGCTGACCGTCCCGCAGATCGCGGTGCTCGCGGCGGCCGGCGTGTACCTGCACGACGCCAAGCACGCCGGCCTCGGTGTGATCGTCCCCACCGTCCTGGTCGCCCAGGTCGGTGGCGCGGCGGCCCGCATCTGGAGCGGCCGCTACACCGACAAGCACGGGAACCGGCGCCGCGTCATCCGGATCATCGGTCTGCTGACCGGCGTGGTGATGGCCGCCGCCGCGATCCTCACGAGCGCGCCGACGCTGGTCGTCGCCGCGGCGCTCGCCCTCGCCGGCCTGCTGGCCAACGCCTGGCACGGCGTCGCCTACACCGAGATCGCCTCGATGGCCGGTGCCAACCGGGCCGGCACCGCGCTCGGACTGGAGAACACCACCGTGTTCACCGGCGCCTTCCTCACCCCGATGCTCGTCCCGGTGGTCGAGCACGCCTTCTCCTGGACGGTGGTCTGGGCGATCATCGCGGTCATCCCGCTCGCCGCCGTGCTGCTCTCGCCCGGAGCGGTCCGCACCGCCAGGAGCTGA
- a CDS encoding TauD/TfdA family dioxygenase has product MKPFFVLTDSERDLLYTVLDSVGKDPYEDYPAFALAVTDLVDRGDVPAFFTDVCTSIRKERESGFSDAHALRNCPIDAVIPVLDQEDPTLDKYKKKKTFVSEALLELFGQLVQTPLLAYSTRFRGDFFTDVIAINRYSGKQTGFSDGELVYHNERTAHPVRADFITLLGMRCPENEYVYTSFVDGRTLLEHLTEEQQEILRRPYFITPYDVFSKDNNDALTDSDRHAILENHHSFRYLDTHTKDAPGSPVEAKDAILALRNAIIWSDKVRHRLHDGDLFTFANQDGMHSRDKMEINDPAVARTRWLLKTYAFRDQAAADRHEHRWVDGIPGRVGD; this is encoded by the coding sequence ATGAAACCGTTCTTCGTGCTCACCGACAGCGAGCGGGATTTGCTCTACACCGTCCTGGATTCCGTGGGGAAGGACCCCTACGAGGACTACCCGGCCTTCGCCCTCGCGGTCACCGACCTGGTGGACCGCGGCGACGTGCCGGCCTTCTTCACGGACGTCTGCACCAGCATCCGCAAGGAGCGCGAGAGCGGTTTCTCCGACGCCCACGCCCTGCGCAACTGCCCCATCGACGCGGTGATCCCGGTCCTCGACCAGGAGGACCCGACGCTGGACAAGTACAAGAAGAAGAAGACCTTCGTCAGCGAGGCGCTGCTGGAGCTGTTCGGGCAGCTGGTGCAGACCCCGCTGCTCGCCTACAGCACCCGCTTCCGGGGCGACTTCTTCACCGACGTGATCGCGATCAACCGCTACAGCGGCAAGCAGACCGGCTTCAGCGACGGCGAGCTCGTCTACCACAACGAGCGCACCGCGCACCCGGTCCGGGCGGACTTCATCACGCTCCTCGGCATGCGCTGCCCGGAGAACGAGTACGTCTACACCAGCTTCGTGGACGGCCGCACCCTGCTGGAGCACCTCACCGAGGAGCAGCAGGAGATTCTCCGCCGACCGTACTTCATCACCCCCTACGACGTGTTCTCCAAGGACAACAACGACGCGCTGACCGACTCGGACCGGCACGCCATCCTGGAGAACCACCACAGCTTCCGCTACCTCGACACCCACACCAAGGACGCGCCCGGCAGCCCCGTCGAGGCCAAGGACGCGATCCTGGCGCTGCGCAACGCGATCATCTGGTCGGACAAGGTCCGTCACCGCCTCCACGACGGCGACCTGTTCACCTTCGCCAACCAGGACGGCATGCACAGCCGCGACAAGATGGAGATCAACGACCCGGCCGTGGCCCGGACCCGCTGGCTGCTCAAGACCTACGCGTTCCGCGACCAGGCCGCCGCCGACCGGCACGAGCACCGCTGGGTCGACGGCATTCCCGGCCGGGTCGGCGACTGA
- a CDS encoding TetR/AcrR family transcriptional regulator, translated as MSSREVLISATTELLWDNGCAATSPAMIQKRAGVGQGSMYHHFSGKPALVSAAISRRADQLRQEAESALHGEGSAMERIHAYLDLQRDPLRGCMLGKLGQESDVLADEVNARVISGYFTWIEHELTDLLKSAASGGRIRPGTDVAGAASLLVCGIQGAYVLARSQQDPAVFHRAIAGIKQAVGALLIDTPKADPRSV; from the coding sequence ATGAGTAGTCGCGAGGTGCTGATTTCCGCCACCACCGAGCTGTTGTGGGACAACGGCTGCGCGGCCACCAGCCCGGCAATGATCCAGAAAAGGGCGGGAGTCGGCCAAGGCAGCATGTACCACCACTTCTCGGGCAAGCCGGCCCTGGTCAGTGCGGCCATCAGCCGCCGGGCCGACCAGCTGAGACAGGAGGCGGAGTCCGCTCTGCACGGCGAAGGGTCCGCGATGGAGCGCATCCACGCCTACCTGGACCTCCAGCGCGATCCGCTGCGAGGTTGCATGCTGGGCAAGCTCGGCCAGGAAAGCGACGTACTCGCGGACGAGGTGAACGCCCGGGTAATTTCCGGATACTTCACCTGGATCGAACATGAACTCACGGATCTGTTGAAATCCGCTGCGAGCGGTGGACGAATCCGCCCCGGCACTGATGTCGCGGGAGCGGCTAGTCTTCTGGTCTGCGGCATACAGGGCGCTTATGTCCTGGCACGTTCCCAGCAGGACCCGGCGGTTTTCCACCGCGCTATCGCCGGAATCAAGCAGGCCGTCGGAGCACTCCTGATCGACACTCCGAAAGCCGACCCTCGCTCCGTATGA
- the gap gene encoding type I glyceraldehyde-3-phosphate dehydrogenase, protein MTIKVGINGFGRIGRSFFRAALERGSDLEIVAVNDLTNAATLAHLLKYDSTVGILNREVKVVDGAIVVDGRSVRVTAERDPAKLDWEAVGVDVVIEATGIFTDGEKAKAHLTAGARKVIISAPASNEDLTLAIGVNDDLYDPAVHNIVSNASCTTNCLAPLAKVLDETIGIEHGLMTTIHAYTQDQNLLDAPHSDLRRARSAAVNIIPTSTGAAKAIGLVLPNLDGKLAGYSLRIPVPTGSLADLTVTVSRETTVEEVNRIFAEAAQGPLGRVMRYTEDPIVSSDIVTDPSSCIFDAGLTKVVAGTQVTIVGWYDNEWGFSNRLVDTATLVGS, encoded by the coding sequence ATGACGATCAAGGTTGGTATCAACGGGTTCGGCCGCATCGGCCGCAGCTTCTTCCGGGCCGCCCTGGAGCGCGGCAGTGACCTGGAGATCGTGGCGGTCAACGACCTCACGAACGCGGCGACCCTCGCTCACCTGCTGAAGTACGACAGCACGGTGGGCATCCTCAACCGCGAGGTCAAGGTGGTCGACGGCGCGATCGTCGTCGACGGCCGCAGCGTCCGGGTCACCGCCGAGCGCGACCCGGCCAAGCTCGACTGGGAGGCGGTCGGCGTCGACGTCGTCATCGAGGCGACCGGCATCTTCACCGACGGCGAGAAGGCCAAGGCGCACCTCACCGCCGGTGCCCGCAAGGTCATCATCTCCGCGCCGGCCTCCAACGAGGACCTCACCCTCGCCATCGGCGTCAACGACGACCTGTACGACCCGGCCGTGCACAACATCGTGTCCAACGCCTCGTGCACCACGAACTGCCTCGCGCCGCTCGCCAAGGTGCTGGACGAGACCATCGGCATCGAGCACGGCCTGATGACCACCATCCACGCGTACACCCAGGACCAGAACCTCCTGGACGCCCCGCACTCGGACCTGCGCCGGGCGCGCAGCGCCGCGGTCAACATCATCCCGACCAGCACCGGTGCGGCCAAGGCGATCGGCCTGGTGCTGCCGAACCTGGACGGCAAGCTGGCCGGCTACTCGCTGCGCATCCCGGTCCCGACCGGCTCGCTGGCCGACCTGACCGTGACGGTCAGCCGGGAGACCACCGTCGAGGAGGTCAACCGGATCTTCGCCGAGGCCGCGCAGGGCCCGCTGGGCCGCGTCATGCGCTACACCGAGGACCCGATCGTCTCCAGCGACATCGTCACCGACCCGTCGTCCTGCATCTTCGACGCGGGCCTGACCAAGGTCGTCGCGGGCACCCAGGTGACCATCGTCGGCTGGTACGACAACGAGTGGGGCTTCTCCAACCGCCTGGTGGACACCGCCACCCTGGTCGGCAGCTGA
- a CDS encoding response regulator transcription factor, with the protein MSTQAIDGNRPSGDITQYFRSVLVADHDPIARHFLVGVLGQDSRLSIVGGVDSHRPPSEWPLSGVGVVILSTSFQQDPGRTVREVVARGVQVLLIAVGWTAERLDAAFAAGAGGCLVKNLDTRDLSAAVHGVGAGYRVLSPELAALSLTRTSRQPGAASAATIDELSPDEVLSRITDREREVLTALAHGLSTAETAELLHVSPATVKSHVSHVLTKLGVRNRLEAVLAVQRALGASPPQSQRDCPG; encoded by the coding sequence GGTGCTGGTCGCCGACCATGACCCGATCGCCCGACATTTCCTGGTCGGGGTCCTGGGGCAGGACAGCAGATTAAGCATCGTCGGCGGTGTGGACAGTCACCGGCCTCCGTCGGAATGGCCGTTGTCCGGCGTGGGCGTGGTGATCCTCTCCACCTCGTTCCAGCAGGACCCGGGCCGAACCGTCCGGGAGGTGGTCGCCCGGGGCGTCCAGGTGCTGCTGATCGCGGTCGGCTGGACCGCCGAGCGGCTGGACGCCGCCTTCGCGGCCGGTGCCGGCGGCTGCCTGGTCAAGAACCTCGACACCCGGGACCTCTCCGCCGCGGTGCACGGAGTGGGCGCCGGCTACCGGGTGCTCTCCCCGGAACTGGCCGCCCTGTCCCTGACGCGGACGAGCCGTCAGCCCGGCGCGGCCTCCGCGGCGACGATCGACGAACTCTCCCCGGACGAGGTCCTGAGCCGGATCACCGATCGCGAGCGGGAGGTGCTGACCGCGCTCGCGCACGGCCTGTCCACCGCGGAGACCGCGGAGTTGCTGCACGTCTCGCCGGCGACGGTGAAGAGTCATGTCTCGCATGTCCTGACCAAGCTGGGAGTCCGCAACCGGTTGGAGGCGGTGCTGGCCGTGCAGCGTGCGCTGGGCGCCTCGCCCCCGCAGTCCCAGCGGGACTGCCCGGGCTGA